One window of Catharus ustulatus isolate bCatUst1 chromosome 3, bCatUst1.pri.v2, whole genome shotgun sequence genomic DNA carries:
- the GTPBP2 gene encoding GTP-binding protein 2 gives MDSRVSELFGGCCRPAGGGAGAALRGRGGAAPGGGGGSKTKKKNGRSRGGKANNPPYLPPEAEDGNIEYKLKLVNPSQYRFEHLVTQMKWRLQEGRGEAVYQIGVEDNGLLVGLSEEEMRASLKTLRRMAEKVGADITVLREREVDYDSDVPRKITEVLVRKVPDNQQFLDLRVAVLGNVDSGKSTLLGVLTQGELDNGRGRARLNLFRHLHEIQSGRTSSISFEILGFNSKGEVVNYSDSRTAEEICESSSKMITFIDLAGHHKYLKTTIFGLTSYCPDFAMLVVSANTGIAGTTREHLGLAMALKVPFFIVISKVDLCSKATVERTVKQLERILKQPGCNKLPLLVNSDDDAVTAAQQFAQSPNITPIFTLSSVSGENLDLLKVFLNILPPLTNSKEQEELMQQLTEFQVDEIYTVPEVGTVVGGTLSSGICREGENLVVGPTDDGKFLRLKVCSIQRNRSACRVLRAGQAATLALGPFDRSLLRKGMVMVSPEMNPTICSVFEAEIVLLFHATTFRKGFQVTVHVGNVRQTAIVEKIHGKDKLRTGEKAVVCFRFIKHPEYLKIGAKLLFREGVTKGIGHVTDLQAITTKDNSLEESLGPGQLSF, from the exons ATGGACTCGCGGGTGTCGGAGCTGTTTGGGGGCTGCTGTCGgccggcgggcggcggggcagggGCAGCGCTGCGCGGACGCGGGGGTGCTgcgcctggcggcggcggcggctcgaAGACGAAGAAGAAGAACGGGCGGAGCCGCGGAGGGAAGGCCAACAACCCCCCGTACCTGCCGCCCGAG GCAGAAGATGGGAACATCGAATACAAG CTAAAGCTGGTGAACCCCTCGCAGTACCGCTTTGAGCACCTGGTGACACAGATGAAGTGGCGGCTACAGGAGGGCCGAGGTGAGGCCGTCTATCAGATCGGCGTGGAGGACAATGGGCTGCTGGTGGGCCTCTCGGAGGAGGAGATGCGAGCCTCTCTCAAGACACTGCGCCGGATGGCAGAGAA GGTTGGGGCTGACATTACAGTGCTGCGGGAGAGAGAGGTCGATTACGACAGCGATGTTCCAAGGAAAATAACAGAGGTGCTTGTCCGAAAGGTGCCTGACAACCAGCAG TTCTTAGACCTTCGAGTAGCTGTCCTAGGGAATGTGGACTCAGGGAAGTCAACACTGTTGGGTGTCCTAACACAAGGAGAGCTGGACAACGGGCGGGGCAGAGCACGTCTCAACCTCTTCCGACATCTCCATGAAATCCAGTCAGGAAGAACATCAAGTATCAGCTTTGAGATCCTTGGCTTCAACAGCAAAGGAGAG GTGGTAAATTACAGTGATTCCCGGACAGCAGAAGAGATCTGTGAGAGTTCTTCCAAAATGATCACTTTCATTGACCTGGCTGGCCACCACAAGTATCTGAAAACAACCATCTTTGGTCTCACTAGCTACTGCCCAGACTTTGCCATGCTGGTGGTTAGTGCCAACACTGGCATTG CGGGCACAACACGAGAGCACTTGGGCTTGGCCATGGCCCTCAAGGTCCCCTTCTTCATTGTCATCAGTAAAGTCGACTTATGTTCAAAAGCCACCGTGGAACGGACAGTGAAGCAACTGGAGCGAATCCTGAAGCAGCCAGGCTGTAACAAGCTCCCCCTGCTTGTGAATTCAGACGATGATGCTGTTACAGCAGCACAACAGTTTGCACAATCTCCCAA CATCACCCCTATCTTCACACTGTCCAGTGTTTCTGGGGAGAACCTAGATCTCTTGAAAGTCTTCCTCAACATCCTCCCTCCACTAACCAACAGTAAAGAGCAGGAAGAATTAATGCAGCAACTTACAGAATTTCAG GTTGATGAAATTTATACGGTGCCAGAGGTGGGGACTGTTGTGGGAGGAACTCTATCAAG tgggaTCTGCCGAGAAGGGGAGAACTTGGTGGTTGGTCCCACTGACGATGGGAAGTTCCTGCGGCTGAAAGTGTGCAGTATCCAACGGAACCGCTCTGCCTGCCGCGTGCTGcgggctgggcaggcagccaCCCTGGCCCTCGGACCCTTCGACCGCTCCCTGCTGCGCAAG GGCATGGTCATGGTGAGCCCAGAAATGAACCCCACCATCTGCTCAGTGTTTGAAGCCGAGATTGTGCTGTTATTCCATGCCACAACTTTCCGGAAGGGGTTTCAGGTGACGGTGCACGTGGGGAATGTGCGACAGACAGCTATCGTAGAGAAGATCCATGGAAAG gacAAGCTGCGGACAGGAGAGAAGGCAGTTGTCTGTTTCAGGTTCATCAAGCATCCTGAATACTTGAAGATTGGAGCCAAACTACTTTTCCGTGAAGGAGTCACCAAAGGCATTGGGCATGTCACTGACCTCCAAGCCATCACCACCAAAGACAACAGCCTGGAGGAGTCCCTGGGGCCTGGACAGCTAAGCTTCTGA